The Streptomyces sp. HSG2 genome has a segment encoding these proteins:
- the trxA gene encoding thioredoxin → MTHTVELTKENFDRTVSDNGFVLIDFWAAWCGPCRQFAPVYERAAEQNPDLVFGKVDTEAQPELASAFNIQSIPTLMIVRDQVAVFAQPGALPETALTDVIGQARALDMDEVRKAVAEQRAE, encoded by the coding sequence ATGACCCACACCGTGGAGCTGACCAAGGAGAACTTCGACCGGACGGTCTCGGACAACGGCTTCGTGCTCATCGACTTCTGGGCGGCGTGGTGCGGACCGTGCCGACAGTTCGCACCCGTGTACGAGCGGGCCGCCGAGCAGAACCCGGACCTCGTCTTCGGCAAGGTGGACACCGAGGCCCAGCCCGAGTTGGCCTCGGCCTTCAACATCCAGTCCATCCCCACTCTGATGATCGTCCGGGACCAGGTGGCGGTCTTCGCGCAGCCCGGGGCGCTTCCGGAGACCGCCCTGACCGACGTGATCGGCCAGGCGCGCGCCCTGGACATGGACGAGGTACGCAAGGCGGTGGCAGAGCAGCGGGCCGAGTGA
- a CDS encoding NAD(P)/FAD-dependent oxidoreductase, whose amino-acid sequence MTETDPREYDVVVVGAGPVGENVADRTRAAGLATAIVESELVGGECSYWACMPSKALLRPAITRADARRTPGVMGGLSDALDVRAVLAHRDAYASHWEDDGQRRWVEGIGADLYRGHGRLAGPLVVEVTGADDERHTLTARNAVAVCTGSRALLPDLPGLAEARPWTSREATSATSAPERLIVVGGGVVAVEMATAWQALGSRVTLLVRGDGLLRRMEPFAGELLAESLAEAGVDIRTGAAVVSVSRAHGTVVAVTDAGDRFEADEILFATGRAPRTDDLGLETVGLEPGSWLRVDDTLRVPDRDWLYAVGDVNHRALLTHQGKYQARIAGDAIAARAAGPTPGSAVGEVPTAVADRGAVPQVIFSDPEAASVGLSLAEAEKAGHRVRAVDVDLSTVAGAGLFREGYRGQARMVVDLDDETLRGVTFVGPGVGELLHSATVAVAGRVPIGRLWHAVPSYPTLSEVWLRLLETYRDD is encoded by the coding sequence ATGACCGAAACGGACCCCCGGGAGTACGACGTCGTCGTGGTCGGAGCGGGTCCGGTCGGCGAGAACGTCGCCGACCGGACCCGCGCGGCCGGCCTAGCCACCGCGATCGTGGAGAGCGAACTGGTCGGCGGAGAGTGCTCGTACTGGGCGTGCATGCCCAGCAAAGCACTGCTGAGGCCGGCCATCACGCGCGCGGACGCCCGCCGGACGCCCGGCGTGATGGGTGGGCTCTCCGACGCGCTCGACGTCCGCGCGGTCCTCGCGCATCGTGACGCCTACGCCTCGCACTGGGAGGACGACGGCCAGCGTCGGTGGGTCGAGGGTATCGGCGCCGACCTGTACCGCGGCCACGGTCGGCTCGCCGGTCCTCTGGTCGTGGAGGTCACCGGCGCCGACGACGAACGGCACACCCTCACCGCCCGGAACGCCGTGGCCGTCTGCACCGGCAGCCGGGCGCTCCTGCCCGACCTGCCGGGTCTCGCCGAGGCGCGACCCTGGACCAGCCGGGAGGCCACCAGCGCCACGTCGGCGCCCGAGCGGTTGATCGTGGTCGGAGGTGGCGTCGTCGCCGTCGAGATGGCCACCGCCTGGCAGGCCCTGGGCTCACGGGTCACCCTGTTGGTCAGGGGCGACGGCCTGCTGCGCCGTATGGAGCCGTTCGCCGGGGAACTCCTCGCCGAGTCCCTCGCCGAGGCCGGGGTCGACATCCGCACCGGCGCCGCCGTCGTCTCCGTCTCCCGCGCCCACGGGACGGTCGTCGCCGTCACCGACGCGGGGGACCGCTTCGAGGCGGACGAGATCCTGTTCGCCACCGGACGCGCCCCCCGGACGGACGATCTCGGACTGGAGACGGTCGGGCTGGAACCGGGTTCCTGGCTGCGCGTCGACGACACCCTCCGGGTGCCCGACCGGGACTGGCTCTACGCGGTGGGCGACGTCAACCACCGGGCACTGCTCACTCACCAGGGGAAGTATCAGGCCCGGATCGCCGGCGACGCCATCGCGGCCCGGGCGGCCGGCCCGACGCCGGGAAGCGCCGTCGGTGAGGTGCCCACCGCGGTGGCGGACCGCGGGGCCGTGCCGCAGGTGATTTTCTCCGACCCGGAGGCGGCCTCGGTCGGTCTGTCGCTGGCCGAGGCGGAGAAGGCGGGCCACCGGGTCCGGGCCGTCGACGTCGACTTGTCCACGGTGGCGGGCGCGGGCCTGTTTCGCGAGGGCTACCGGGGGCAGGCTCGCATGGTCGTCGATCTGGACGACGAGACGCTGCGCGGCGTGACCTTCGTCGGTCCCGGTGTGGGAGAGCTGCTGCACTCGGCCACCGTCGCGGTGGCGGGCCGGGTACCCATCGGCCGGCTGTGGCACGCGGTGCCGTCCTACCCGACGCTGAGCGAGGTCTGGCTGCGGCTTCTGGAGACCTACCGGGACGACTGA
- a CDS encoding pyridoxamine 5'-phosphate oxidase family protein: protein MRAHLGDHLVVEGPSTGATGRDGEIVGLRHEDGTPPYDVRWSDTDEVTLVFPGPDAHIRPQTDGGRSAAAPGGRHGRRGGTAGALTDIGRRIAVERRRRGLSREETARRARMAPGYLAYLEERPADPSVATLIRLADALETTVGELRGGGADLPPGRGRAMLRPRLRDLDARECRGLLSTHGVGRLAVREPDGSPAIVPVNYETVGDTIVFRTAPDSVPASAVGTEVAFEVDHVDEALGRGWSVLAVGPARAVTEPAAVRRLAEGARTVPWAGGERDVWVSIEPTRLTGRRITPADP from the coding sequence ATGCGAGCTCACCTGGGAGACCACCTCGTCGTCGAAGGCCCGTCGACCGGAGCGACCGGGCGTGACGGCGAGATCGTCGGTCTGCGTCACGAGGACGGCACCCCTCCCTACGACGTGCGGTGGTCGGACACGGACGAGGTCACCCTGGTGTTTCCCGGGCCCGACGCGCACATCCGACCCCAGACCGACGGCGGGCGGTCCGCCGCCGCCCCCGGGGGCCGGCACGGGCGCCGCGGAGGGACGGCGGGCGCCCTAACCGACATCGGCAGGCGCATCGCCGTCGAGCGCCGCAGGCGGGGACTGAGCAGGGAGGAGACGGCCCGCCGCGCGCGGATGGCACCCGGCTACCTCGCCTACCTGGAGGAGCGTCCCGCCGACCCCAGCGTGGCGACCCTCATCCGGCTCGCCGACGCCCTGGAGACCACCGTCGGCGAATTGCGCGGCGGCGGTGCCGACCTGCCTCCCGGTCGAGGACGAGCCATGCTGCGGCCCCGGCTGCGCGACCTGGACGCTCGGGAGTGCCGAGGGCTCCTGTCGACGCACGGAGTGGGCCGACTCGCGGTGAGAGAGCCCGACGGCAGCCCGGCCATCGTTCCCGTCAACTACGAGACCGTCGGCGACACGATCGTCTTCCGCACCGCCCCCGACTCCGTCCCCGCGTCGGCCGTGGGGACGGAGGTCGCCTTCGAGGTCGATCACGTGGACGAGGCACTCGGCCGGGGCTGGAGCGTGCTGGCCGTGGGTCCGGCGCGGGCGGTGACCGAGCCGGCCGCCGTGCGGCGGCTCGCCGAGGGCGCCCGTACCGTGCCGTGGGCCGGAGGAGAGCGCGACGTGTGGGTGTCGATCGAGCCCACCCGTCTGACGGGGCGCCGCATCACACCGGCCGACCCCTGA